The sequence CCACCTCCTCGGCCCGGGCGGCGGCGACCGGCTCGACCATCTCACCGGCACCGCCCCCGACGAATGCGACTCGGCGGACGTCGAGCAGGCTGAGTGGCGCACCTGGGTGGATGAGACCGTGGTCAGCTGGGCCGCCTGCCTTCTCGCCGACCCCACGCTCGCCGCCCGCGCCCACCAGGCCCTCGCTGCCACCGACCACACCGGGATCGTAGGCGACCCACGGCGCCTGACCCTCCCCGCCCAACGCGACACCGACGCCGCACCCCTGCTGCGCCACCCTGACCTTCTCGAGCCTGTCGCCGCCCTCCACCGCCCGCGGCTCCTCGCCCTGCTCGCTTCCGAAGCGAGCCCGGTGTCCTGATCCCGCTGCTGCCTCGGCGAGACGGCGGGCGACCCGCGGCGCGGGTGCAAGGTCGCGGTGTGTGAGAGCGGCAGCCGCTGACATGCCGACGCCGGCAACAGCTACTACGGCGGCCTGCAGTTCGACCAGGCCACCTGGCGCGCCAGTGGCGGCCTCGCTCACGCACCCGCGCCGGCCTCGATACCGGCACCCGAAGCTCCCAACCCCGCAGCCCGCACACCGCCCTGCCCCCAGGCCCACGCAGCAGCCGACAGCCGAACCCGGCGCAACCGCAGACGCTGGCCTGACAGCCAGCAAGCCCGGCATGGTGCGAGGACGGGGACACGCTGAACGACGTCGCCCAGACCCAGCAGGTCCCCGGCGGCTGGCCAGCCCTCTACCAGGCCAACCTCGACCCATCGGCGACAACCCAATCTCATCCTCATCGGACAGACCCGCTGTCTCCCTAGGCCACCTAATTCGCACAAGGGGTCCACCCGGGAGGGGCCGCTGCCCGTACCTGGCTCGGACGGGCAGGGGCACCAGTCACCACCCGGGCCAAAGCCGAACCGCCCAACGGGCTTCCCGCCCCACGCTGGCTCGGCCCCATGGCAGCCGCGCAACGCCGACGGCGCTGCCACCCGTGGTTTCGGCCATCCGGGCGGCGACCGGACGCCAGGGTGCGGCTGCCGGATGACACTCCCAGGATCCGGCAGTCGCCCCAGCGTCCGGGCCGGCACAGCGCCGGCCGCGCACCGCACGCCACCCGCCCCCTGCGGCGCCAGCGGGCGCTGGGCGATCGCGACACCGCGCTCCGCCCGCGCAGTGCCGGCTGGCCCCGTCCCGGAAGGAGGCCGGGCAATGGCCCGCGTCCGCGACCGACCTGCTCGCCCGGGTCCTGCGCGGCGGCGGCCGGCGGCGAACGCACCGAGAGCAGCCCGCGGACAGCGCACGGGCGTATGGTCGTGGCATCGCCGAAGTCGACGCAGAATGCGGGAGAGAAGGGGTCGTCGTGATGGCGCTCGTGCGCCGCTACCTGGTGGTCCTCCCTGGCCGTCCCGGCAGTCACGCCCAGTAGACCGGCGTCGTCGTGACCGCCACCGCCCGCTCGCGCCCGGCGGCCACATGATCTGCACCGACGAGAGCGGCCGCCTCCAGGTGGAGATCACCGAGCACGGCGCCGCCCGACTCCTGACCCCCACCCCGCTCCACCACGGCCCCCTCCACGCCGAACCCCTCCCCTGAACCGGCCAGCCACAGCCACACCCAGGAAGACGCCGGGGTTCCGCCCCGTACCCACAGATGGGGGCCGCCGGCGCCTTCCGGCGGCCCCTGTTCTCCTGGCCTCACCACGACGCTAACCCCACGCACCACCACCCGCGAGCGCCCCTGGGCACCCGGCGGCCCGCCGATAGGCTGCCCCGCGCGGCCATGTTCACGGCCATCCAGCAGACGCTCCTGGAGGCGCAGCGGCAGCTGCGGATCGGGCGCTGGCCCGGCAGACCGCGCAGAGCCTGGACGGAGCCGTCGGCGCCGCAAATCGGGCGCCTCGCCGGGCTACGGAAGCGCTTGCGGGCTCGCTCAGGCTGTCGCGCGCATGCACGGTCCTGCGGTTCCTCCTCGACCTCGCGTCTGCTCTCAGCCACGGCCGCACCACGGCTGCCCCCGACGGGTGCGCCGCCGTGGTGGCGGGACTGTCCGGTGGGGTCAGTGCCCGGAGGCGGGGGTGTTGGGTTCCTGGGGGTCGACGCCGGTGTGCGCGCCCGCGTCGCGGCCGCCGCTCGGTCGGCCGGACGGGCCCTGCGCGCCCTTGTCGTGCTGGTGCTTGGATGAGGCCGGCCTCTCGGCGATGTCCTCACCTCGGCGGCCCTCGCTCTCCACTGTGCCCCCCGGCACGGGCTGGTCCTCCTCCTCGGCATGCTCCCGGCCCGGCCCGGCCCCGGGCGCGTACGTGTCCGGGTCGAAGGAGCGGCGCGCGCTGTCGTTCGGCTCCTGATGTTCCTCATCGATGTCGCCCGACCACCCGTGGTGGGCGCCCTCCATCCGGCTGGCCTGCCCCTCCTCCATGGACGGATGCGACTTCGCCTGCCGCTCAGTCATGACTGTCACCTCGCTTCGCGGAGCCCGACACGGCCGTCGAGCTCCCTCGGCGCCTGTCCACCCCACGGGTCCTCAACCACGCCGACGAGGTCTCTCGACCGGCGGCCACGGGCTCCCCCGAGCGATGTCCGGCGTCGGTCTGCCGGAACTGCGCGCACAGATCAGGGCCGCCGGCAGCATCCGGCGAACCCCTGATCTCCTCACGAAAACGCCAACCTCGCACGGCGCCGCCCGCGACCGCGGCCGATGTCTGGGCTGTCCCAGAGGACCTGCCACAGCCGACCGCTGCGCGACAGCAGAATGCCCAGCGTGTGCGACGGACCGGGTCGGGTAGGCGCGACGAGAGCCGCACTGTAAGAAAGGACATGGCCGTGCCTGCAGGATCAGGTAAGAAGCGGGAACGCCAATACGAGCACATCAAGGACAGCGCCCTCGACCGCGGTGAGAGCGAGAAACGGGCGAAGGAGATCGCTGCCAGGACGGTGAACAAGGAGCGCGCCCGGCACGGCGAGTCAAAGACCGCCAGCCGATCCTCCACACAGGACACGTCGTCGTCGCGGCGCGGGGGCCAGCGCTCCCGCTCCGGGGCGCAGGGCCCGACGAAGGAGCAGCTGTACAACGAGGCCAAGCAGCGGAACATCCACGGCCGGTCGAAGATGAGCAAGAAGGAGCTGGCCAGCGCGCTCGGCCGCTGACAGGTCCTCACGCGCGGCTCGTGATGCCGCCCTGTGGGGCCCTGGGAACTGGTTCGGGCTGTCCGCGGTCGGCCTGCCGCCCGTGCCTGGTGGCCGTCGGGCCCACGCGCGATTAACACCGGCCCAGTGGGTGTGCGTCGCGCGATGCCTCCCCGGGGCCCGGGCGGCGCTCTGGCAGCCCGCGGTCGCGCGCTGCCGCCGACGGGCCCCACGCGGGTGCGGACAAGGCCTCGGCCGCGAAGGAAGGCGGCGATCGGCCGGAAGTAGCTGGCCGCGCCGTCCGGTGGCGGCGACGCCCTCGGTGGCCGCGACCGGTTTCGCCCTGAGGTGTCGTGCGACGCGCAGGCCTCAGTCGGGCAGACGGAGGCGGATGTAGTGGACCTCGCCGTGGCGGCCGGTGCCGGCGAGGACCTCGACGACGGGCTGCGGTTCGGTGACCCAGTGGATCCGCGCGGCGGGCCCGGCGGTGGCCGGGTCGAGTCGGCCGGCGACCGCGGCGGCGACCTGTTGTGCCTGCGGTCCGGTCAGGCGCGGGGTGGTGACTTCCTGGCGGCCGTCGGGCAGCCGCACCAGGCACGCCTCCGGTCGAGAGATGGGGCCGGTGATACCGACGAGGTCGGCGTCGGTGGTGTCGGCGTGCCTCACCTTCCACCAGCCGGCGCGGGCGCCGGGCACGTACCGGCCGTCCAGGGTTTTCACGATCAGGCCCTCGACGCCGAAGGGCTGCATCTGCTCCAGCCAGCGCAGCGCCTCGGTGCGGTCGGTGGTGGCGATGATCTGCTGCAGCGGCGGCCGCACGCCGGCCATCAGCCGCGACAGCGCCTCCCACCGCTCCCCCGCCGTCCGGGCGCGCAGGTCCCGGCCGGGCTCCGCCAGGATGTCGAAGACCACGTAGGTGACGTGGATGCCGTCCCGGGCCCGGGCGGCCGGGGTGCGCAGCAGCTGGGTGAAGTCGATGTGGGCGCCGTTCCAGGCGACGAGTTCGCCGTCGACGACGGTGCCCTCCGGGAGCGTGGTGAGGGCGCGGGTGATGTCGGGGAAGTCGGCGGTCAGGTCGCGTCCGGAGCGGGACTGCAGCAGGGTCCGGCCCGTCTCGAGGTGGAAGCCGGCGGCGCGGAAGCCGTCCATCTTCGGCTGGAACAGCACCGGGCCGGGCAGCTCGCGCGCCGCGGGCAGGAGCGGCCAGGAGGCGGGACGCACCAGCTCCACCGGCGGCCGCACGGTCACCGGGGAGGAGGTCGCGGGTTTCTTCGACGTCGCCATGTGCGCGGGTCCCGGCCTCAGGAGGCGCGGCGCAGGCGGCCGCTGCTGCGGGTGGCCTTGGCGACGGCGTCCTGGAGCTGGTCGCGGGTCATGGTGGAGCGGTGCGGGACGTCGAGATCGGAGGCGCGCTTGTAGAGCTCGCCCTTGGTCAGCTTCGACAGGTCCTCGGCCGCCACCTTGCCGCCCGTGGTGACGCGCTTTTTCGCCGCCGTTGGCTTGCCGGTCTTCGCGCTGGTGGAGGTGGACTTCGTGCCGGCCTTCGCCTTCGGCGCGCGGTGCGACGCCGGGGCGCTCGCGCGGCCGCGCCGCCCGCCCTCCGCCTTCGCGGAGTCCTTCTCGGCCGACTCGTCGGCCGCCTCCTCCACTGCCGCCTCCTCCGCCTGGTCGTCGGCGGATGCCGCGGCGGGTTTGCCGGAGCGGGCGGCGTCCACGCTGCGCCGCAGCACGTCCATCAGGTCGATCACGTTCGTCGACTCGGGTGGGGGCCCAGTGGAGACGGTGATCTCGCGGCCGGCCTGCTTGTCCTCGATGAGCTTGCGGACCTGTTCCTCGAAGGTGTCGTGGTACTCGGTGGGGTCCCAGTCGACGGCGAGCATCTCCACCAGCTGCTCGGCCGTCTGCAACTCCTGCGGGGAGAACTTGGCCTCGCCGGTGGGCAGGTCGTCGACCTCGCGGCGCGGGTCGCGGACCTCGTCGGCGAAGTGCATGGTGTGCAGCTCCAGCAGGCCGTCCTCGGCGCGCACCGCGGTCAGGTACTCTTTGCCGCGCATGGAGAACATCGCCAGCCCCGCCCGGTTCGAGCGCTCCAGCGCCTTCGTGAGCAGCTGGTAGATCTTGGCGTACTCCTTGCCCTTCGGTCCG comes from Streptomyces sp. TLI_235 and encodes:
- a CDS encoding ATP-dependent DNA ligase, whose translation is MATSKKPATSSPVTVRPPVELVRPASWPLLPAARELPGPVLFQPKMDGFRAAGFHLETGRTLLQSRSGRDLTADFPDITRALTTLPEGTVVDGELVAWNGAHIDFTQLLRTPAARARDGIHVTYVVFDILAEPGRDLRARTAGERWEALSRLMAGVRPPLQQIIATTDRTEALRWLEQMQPFGVEGLIVKTLDGRYVPGARAGWWKVRHADTTDADLVGITGPISRPEACLVRLPDGRQEVTTPRLTGPQAQQVAAAVAGRLDPATAGPAARIHWVTEPQPVVEVLAGTGRHGEVHYIRLRLPD
- a CDS encoding Ku protein encodes the protein MARPVWTGVLTFGLVTVPVALYTATESHTVRFHQLERGTSDRVRNRRVNERTGEEVAFGDIVKGFEVGDGEYVIVEPDELEQISPGRSRTIDVSGFVDLGEVDPIFFDKTYYLGPKGKEYAKIYQLLTKALERSNRAGLAMFSMRGKEYLTAVRAEDGLLELHTMHFADEVRDPRREVDDLPTGEAKFSPQELQTAEQLVEMLAVDWDPTEYHDTFEEQVRKLIEDKQAGREITVSTGPPPESTNVIDLMDVLRRSVDAARSGKPAAASADDQAEEAAVEEAADESAEKDSAKAEGGRRGRASAPASHRAPKAKAGTKSTSTSAKTGKPTAAKKRVTTGGKVAAEDLSKLTKGELYKRASDLDVPHRSTMTRDQLQDAVAKATRSSGRLRRAS